In the Harmonia axyridis chromosome 3, icHarAxyr1.1, whole genome shotgun sequence genome, one interval contains:
- the LOC123675349 gene encoding uncharacterized protein LOC123675349: protein MDVAIPADDNLSKTFIEKLTKYHDLAFELKTIYNLKSTTILPLLMSRNGLVEKHLVENTQRLELDEEVISAAQKEVILANTRLGNCKIQQNTSSTIKQKTEYNNLLNARLISKSKKCTKVDRKIKALQRRIHKADYKVPEKWFKNLSQTTVPEEVKTVLGLGSKFNVPLDHKEIHIKDLIADVESILDLVEEDRRDTLRAKIASIITGHLHKVLDSDKGSVTVLMDRADYLQKMYSIVDTDDFKNISRDPTTTIQNKTNKIISTLVNQNILSKEAARSMKSYNSVSPRMYGNPKIHKENVPMRPIVSDVQGPTCKFSNYIAQILTEAYDQDNAYYELVLRAMEFHWNKIEAFCNISKEYFKEMITFLLESGYFMFDGSFYLQMFGCIMGSRLSPILSLYVMDYVLDSCISRLTFTLAFIKKYVDDLIISLPSTGTEEILQVFNSFDPKLKLIETEDCYNSVPFLDTKNKKTGFIKSVIQHSEMEA, encoded by the exons ATGGACGTCGCTATCCCGGCCGACGATAACCTGAGCAAAACGTTCATCGAAAAGTTGACAAAATACCATGATCTGGCTTTTGAACTGAAGACTATCTACAACTTAAAGTCAACAACAATACTGCCTCTGCTCATGTCAAGAAATGGATTGGTCGAGAAACATCTGGTTGAGAATACACAGAGACTGGAATTGGACGAGGAGGTCATCAGCGCAGCCCAAAAAGAAGTTATCCTCGCGAACACAAGACTG GGCAACTgtaaaatacaacaaaacacatcatcaacaataaaacaaaaaacagagtACAACAACTTACTGAATGCGAGGTTAATCTCTAAGTCTAAGAAATGTACAAAAGTAGACAGAAAAATTAAAGCACTACAAAGAAGAATACATAAAGCAGATTATAAAGTTCCAGAGAAATGGTTCAAGAATTTGTCCCAGACAACAGTACCTGAAGAGGTTAAAACAGTCCTTGGTTTGGGTTCCAAATTTAACGTCCCTTTAGACCACAAAGAAATACACATCAAAGACCTAATAGCAGACGTTGAGAGCATTTTGGACTTGGTGGAGGAAGATAGAAGAGACACTTTGAGAGCTAAGATAGCAAGCATTATAACCGGTCATCTACATAAag TTCTCGACAGTGACAAAGGTTCAGTGACTGTACTTATGGATAGGGCGGATTATCTTCAGAAGATGTACTCAATTGTTGACACtgacgatttcaaaaatatttctagaGACCCAACGACCACTATCCAGAATAAAACCAACAAGATCATATCCACACTTGTAAACCAAAATATACTAAGTAAAGAAGCTGCAAGATCAATGAAATCATATAATTCAGTGAGCCCTAGAATGTACGGAAATCCCAAAATACATAAAGAAAATGTCCCAATGCGACCAATCGTATCTGATGTACAGGGTCCCAcatgtaaattttcaaattatattgcaCAAATCCTAACAGAAGCCTATGACCAGGATAATGCATATTAT GAGTTGGTACTGAGAGCAATGGAATTCCATTGGAACAAGATTGAGGCATTCTGCAACATATCAAAAGAATACTTCAAGGAGATGATCACCTTCCTCCTAGAATCAGGTTACTTCATGTTCGATGGCAGTTTCTATTTGCAGATGTTTGGGTGCATTATGGGATCCAGACTTAGCCCGATTTTGTCGTTGTATGTGATGGACTATGTGCTCGACTCCTGTATATCTAGATTAACATTCACACTtgcatttataaaaaaatatgtagacgACCTAATAATATCCCTACCATCAACGGGAACTGAGGAGATATTGCAAGTTTTCAACAGCTTCGACCCTAAATTAAAGTTGATTGAAACAGAAGATTGTTACAACTCTGTTCCGTTCTTAGATACCAAG aacaaaaaaacagGATTTATAAAATCTGTGATCCAACATTCAGAGATGGAAGCATGA